The Candidatus Zixiibacteriota bacterium genome includes a region encoding these proteins:
- the rpsL gene encoding 30S ribosomal protein S12, with protein sequence MPTINQLIRIGRTQVVEKTKTPALGSSPQKRGVCTRVYTSTPKKPNSALRKVARVRLTNQMEVTAYIPGEGHNLQEHSIVLIRGGRVKDLPGVRYHIIRGTMDTSGVNDRKRGRSKYGAKRPKS encoded by the coding sequence TTGCCGACTATTAACCAACTAATCCGTATTGGACGGACGCAGGTAGTTGAAAAAACGAAGACCCCGGCGCTGGGCTCGTCGCCGCAGAAACGCGGTGTCTGCACGCGCGTGTACACCTCCACGCCCAAGAAGCCGAACTCGGCTCTGCGCAAGGTCGCGCGTGTCCGTCTGACCAATCAGATGGAAGTGACCGCCTACATCCCGGGTGAAGGGCACAACCTTCAGGAACACTCCATCGTGCTGATTCGCGGCGGCCGTGTGAAAGATCTGCCGGGTGTGCGGTACCATATCATTCGCGGTACCATGGACACGTCCGGCGTGAATGATCGCAAACGGGGTCGCTCCAAATACGGCGCCAAGAGACCAAAGTCGTAA
- the rplK gene encoding 50S ribosomal protein L11, whose amino-acid sequence MAKKVAALVKLQIPAGQANPAPPVGPALGQRGVNIMEFCKAFNAKTQSGNGLLTPVIITVYSDKSFTFITKTPPASTLLKMAAKVPKGSSVPNKDKIGSVTRDQVREIAQSKMADLNAANVDTAIKMVEGTARSMGIEIV is encoded by the coding sequence GTGGCAAAGAAAGTTGCAGCGTTAGTGAAATTGCAGATACCGGCCGGTCAGGCCAATCCGGCGCCGCCGGTGGGGCCGGCGCTTGGCCAGCGCGGCGTCAACATCATGGAGTTCTGCAAGGCGTTCAACGCCAAGACGCAGAGCGGCAACGGCCTGCTGACTCCCGTGATTATCACGGTGTATTCGGACAAGTCGTTTACGTTCATTACCAAGACGCCGCCGGCGTCGACCCTGTTGAAAATGGCGGCCAAAGTGCCCAAGGGGTCAAGCGTCCCCAACAAAGACAAGATCGGCTCGGTCACCCGTGACCAGGTGCGCGAGATTGCACAGTCCAAGATGGCGGATCTGAACGCCGCCAACGTGGATACCGCCATCAAGATGGTCGAGGGGACCGCCCGCTCGATGGGAATTGAGATCGTATAG
- the rplA gene encoding 50S ribosomal protein L1 — MKHSKKYLSFREKVDRRKRYQLPDAVKMLKENKYAKFDESVEVAMRLGVDPKHADQMVRGTVALPNGTGKSVRVAVFAQGEKAAEAKEAGADFVGSDDLAEKIKGGWTDFDVAVATPDMMRVLGPLGKVLGPRGLMPNPKTGTVTMDIARTVKELRGGRIEFRVDRQSNVAVSVGKLSFGEPQIVENVHAFLEAIMRAKPASAKGTYVLSASICSTMSPGIKLDISELTAATKK, encoded by the coding sequence ATGAAACACTCTAAGAAATACTTGTCGTTTCGTGAGAAGGTTGACCGGCGAAAGCGGTACCAGTTGCCGGACGCGGTCAAGATGCTCAAGGAGAACAAGTACGCCAAATTCGACGAATCGGTCGAGGTGGCCATGCGGCTTGGGGTGGACCCCAAGCATGCGGATCAGATGGTACGCGGCACAGTGGCATTGCCCAACGGCACCGGCAAAAGTGTTCGCGTAGCTGTGTTCGCACAGGGCGAGAAGGCGGCCGAGGCCAAAGAGGCGGGCGCCGATTTTGTCGGCTCCGATGACCTGGCCGAAAAGATCAAGGGAGGCTGGACCGATTTCGATGTGGCGGTGGCCACGCCCGACATGATGCGGGTGCTCGGCCCATTGGGAAAGGTGTTGGGGCCGCGCGGCCTGATGCCGAATCCCAAGACCGGGACAGTGACCATGGACATCGCCCGTACCGTCAAAGAGCTTCGCGGCGGACGTATTGAATTCCGTGTCGACCGCCAGTCAAACGTGGCCGTCTCGGTCGGCAAGCTGTCGTTCGGCGAACCTCAGATCGTCGAGAATGTTCACGCGTTCCTGGAGGCAATCATGCGGGCCAAACCGGCATCGGCCAAAGGGACCTATGTGCTCAGCGCGTCGATTTGTTCGACCATGAGCCCGGGTATCAAGCTGGACATTTCGGAACTGACCGCGGCGACGAAGAAGTAG
- the rpoB gene encoding DNA-directed RNA polymerase subunit beta, which yields MAEPDVNRKSYATIPDACDMPNFLEVQVAAYEEFLQAYVPPHKRAVKGLHQIFSEIFPVTDIHENYSLEYVNYYLGPTRYSIDECRERNMTFAAPLKVTMRLVTRQGEGDKKEVKDIIEQDVYLGELPLITEWGTFIINGAERVIVSQLHRSPGVSFDEEIHPNGKKLYSARVIPYRGSWLEFSLDINDIMYVYVDSKRKLPVTMLLRAIGRSSDEELINLFYKTEKLNLSGKKAKDVEGAHLAENVINKETGEVLYPAAEPLTEKIVDKLIDAGYKSVHIVPPDEKNDARIILNSLRKDPTKSREEALIKIYSMVRPGEPPTLEMAESLLDKLFFNTKRYDLGEVGRYMINQRLGLSIPLDKTVFDPEDFFAITRYLIGLRNDAGFTDDIDHLGNRRARTVGELLANLFSVGLSRIARTIRERLSLKDQENVTPQLLVNARTVSSVIETFFGSSQLSQFMDQTNPLSELTHKRRLSALGPGGLTRERAGFEVRDVHHTHYGRMCPIETPEGPNIGLITSMATFARINKYGFLETPYRKVVHGKVTNDIEYLSADQEDRYYIAGANEPLGKDGKFASDMVVARRRSDYPLIARDEVQYMDVSPRQIVSVAASLVPFLEHDDANRALMGSNMQRQAVPLLKTESPVIGTGMERKVAVDAGVVVRARRPGTVVYADSERVVVRPQVKVKAGSLGYIEDDEYRLTKYRRSNQDTCINYRPVAKLGAEVKEGDTLADGPAVDRGELALGYNALTAFLPWRGYNYEDAIILSERLVHDDIFTSIHIEEFELQVRDTKRGAEEITREIPNVSEEALLNLDEQGIVRAGAEVEAGDILVGKVTPKGETELSPEERLLRAIFGEKAGDVRDASLKAPPGMKGVVIKTRVFSRKERTEEAKKQEKNEIAAVKRAFNKKILDIQSLRARRVGEMLDGHSSKLVRSAVDNSVLIRSGHKYKAEFFESFDFDNAVAPEGYSTDNTTNKHVDSILAETAHLLNAKKAEMEIEIDKIQRGAELPPGVKQLVKVTIAIRRKIQVGDKMAGRHGNKGVVSKIVPIEDMPYMTDGTTVDIILNPLGVPSRMNVGQILETHLGWAAHKLNETIATPVFDGAKVSQIKAKLKEAGLPDSGKMVLYDGHTGESFDNPITVGYMYMLKLSHLVDDKIHARSIGPYSLVTQQPLGGKAQFGGQRFGEMEVWALEAYGAAYTLQEMLTVKSDDVTGRSRIYEAIVKGENPPEPGYPEAFNVLVKELQALGLDVRLIEK from the coding sequence TTGGCCGAACCAGATGTGAACAGAAAGAGCTACGCGACGATCCCGGACGCGTGCGACATGCCCAACTTCCTCGAGGTCCAGGTCGCGGCATACGAAGAATTCCTGCAGGCCTATGTCCCGCCGCACAAGCGGGCCGTAAAGGGACTGCACCAGATTTTCTCCGAGATCTTCCCGGTGACGGACATCCACGAGAACTACTCGCTGGAATACGTCAATTACTATCTCGGACCGACTCGCTACAGCATCGACGAATGCCGCGAGCGGAACATGACCTTTGCCGCTCCCCTGAAAGTGACCATGCGACTGGTGACACGTCAGGGCGAAGGAGACAAAAAGGAAGTCAAGGACATCATCGAACAGGATGTGTACCTTGGCGAACTCCCCTTGATCACCGAGTGGGGTACGTTCATTATCAACGGCGCCGAGCGCGTGATCGTGAGCCAGCTGCACCGCAGCCCCGGTGTTTCGTTCGACGAGGAAATCCATCCCAACGGCAAGAAGTTGTACTCAGCGCGCGTCATTCCCTACCGGGGAAGCTGGCTGGAATTTTCGCTCGACATCAACGACATCATGTACGTGTATGTCGATTCCAAGCGCAAGTTGCCCGTAACCATGCTCTTGCGGGCCATTGGACGTTCGTCCGATGAAGAGCTGATCAATCTCTTCTACAAAACCGAGAAACTAAACCTGAGCGGCAAGAAGGCCAAGGATGTTGAGGGGGCGCACCTCGCCGAGAATGTCATCAACAAAGAGACCGGAGAAGTGCTGTACCCGGCTGCCGAGCCGCTGACCGAGAAGATAGTCGACAAGTTGATCGACGCCGGTTACAAGAGTGTCCATATCGTGCCGCCCGACGAGAAAAACGACGCCCGCATCATATTGAACTCACTGCGCAAGGACCCCACCAAGTCACGGGAAGAAGCGCTGATCAAGATCTATTCCATGGTCCGCCCCGGCGAACCGCCGACGCTTGAGATGGCCGAATCGCTCCTCGACAAACTGTTCTTCAATACTAAGCGGTATGATCTCGGCGAAGTTGGCCGGTACATGATCAACCAGCGTCTCGGCCTTTCGATCCCACTCGACAAGACGGTGTTCGACCCCGAGGACTTCTTTGCGATCACGCGCTATCTTATCGGTCTGCGCAACGACGCCGGTTTCACCGATGATATCGATCACCTGGGGAATCGGCGGGCGCGCACGGTTGGGGAGCTTCTGGCCAATCTGTTCTCAGTGGGCTTGTCGCGTATCGCCCGGACCATTCGTGAGCGGCTGTCGCTGAAAGACCAGGAAAACGTTACCCCACAGTTGCTGGTGAATGCCCGGACGGTATCGTCCGTTATCGAGACCTTCTTCGGTTCGTCGCAGCTGTCACAGTTCATGGACCAGACGAATCCATTGTCTGAGTTGACGCACAAGCGCCGCCTGTCGGCTCTTGGTCCGGGTGGTCTCACCAGGGAGCGTGCCGGGTTTGAAGTGCGCGACGTGCACCATACCCATTACGGTCGCATGTGTCCGATCGAGACGCCGGAAGGTCCGAATATCGGGCTGATCACTTCCATGGCCACGTTTGCCCGCATCAACAAGTACGGTTTCCTGGAGACACCGTATCGCAAAGTGGTTCACGGCAAAGTGACCAATGACATCGAGTATCTGTCCGCCGACCAGGAAGACCGGTATTATATCGCGGGTGCCAACGAGCCGCTCGGCAAAGACGGCAAGTTCGCCAGCGACATGGTGGTGGCGCGCCGTCGCTCCGACTATCCGCTGATAGCTCGCGACGAAGTGCAATACATGGATGTATCCCCTCGCCAGATCGTCTCCGTCGCCGCGTCGCTCGTGCCGTTCCTTGAACACGATGATGCCAACCGCGCCCTCATGGGTTCCAACATGCAGCGCCAGGCGGTGCCGCTTCTGAAGACCGAGTCGCCGGTTATTGGGACCGGCATGGAAAGAAAAGTGGCGGTGGATGCGGGCGTGGTGGTGCGGGCGCGTCGCCCCGGTACCGTCGTATACGCCGACAGTGAGCGCGTGGTTGTACGGCCACAGGTGAAGGTGAAAGCAGGTTCGCTCGGCTATATCGAGGACGACGAGTATCGCCTGACCAAGTACCGCCGCTCCAACCAGGATACCTGTATCAATTACCGACCGGTTGCCAAGCTCGGCGCGGAGGTCAAAGAGGGGGACACCCTGGCTGATGGTCCGGCGGTCGATCGCGGTGAACTGGCGCTTGGCTACAACGCGTTGACGGCGTTCCTGCCGTGGCGCGGTTACAACTATGAGGATGCCATCATTCTCTCTGAGCGGCTCGTGCACGACGATATTTTCACCTCGATCCATATCGAGGAGTTCGAACTGCAGGTCCGCGACACCAAGCGCGGCGCTGAAGAGATAACTCGTGAGATTCCTAACGTGTCCGAAGAGGCACTGCTCAATCTTGACGAGCAGGGGATCGTGCGGGCCGGGGCCGAAGTAGAGGCCGGTGACATTCTCGTCGGTAAGGTGACCCCCAAAGGGGAAACCGAACTGTCGCCGGAGGAGAGATTGTTGAGAGCCATCTTCGGGGAGAAGGCCGGCGACGTGCGGGACGCCTCTTTGAAGGCGCCGCCCGGGATGAAGGGTGTGGTCATCAAGACGCGTGTCTTCTCGCGCAAAGAGCGCACCGAAGAGGCCAAGAAACAAGAGAAGAATGAAATAGCGGCCGTGAAGCGCGCTTTCAATAAGAAGATACTGGATATCCAGTCGCTTCGCGCCAGACGGGTCGGTGAAATGCTCGACGGGCATTCGTCGAAACTGGTACGTTCGGCCGTCGACAATTCCGTTCTGATCCGTTCCGGCCACAAATACAAAGCCGAGTTCTTCGAATCGTTTGATTTCGATAACGCGGTGGCGCCGGAAGGGTACAGTACGGACAACACGACCAACAAGCATGTCGACAGCATTCTGGCCGAAACGGCCCATCTTCTCAACGCCAAGAAGGCGGAGATGGAGATCGAGATCGACAAGATCCAGCGCGGCGCTGAGCTCCCTCCGGGGGTGAAACAGCTCGTCAAAGTGACCATTGCCATCCGTCGCAAGATCCAGGTCGGCGACAAGATGGCCGGACGTCACGGCAACAAGGGCGTTGTTTCCAAGATCGTTCCGATTGAGGACATGCCATACATGACCGACGGCACCACGGTCGATATCATCCTGAACCCTCTGGGTGTGCCGTCACGTATGAACGTTGGCCAGATACTGGAGACGCATCTGGGCTGGGCGGCGCATAAACTGAACGAGACGATCGCCACCCCGGTTTTTGACGGCGCGAAGGTGTCGCAGATCAAGGCCAAGCTGAAAGAAGCAGGTCTTCCCGACAGCGGCAAGATGGTGCTGTATGACGGTCACACCGGTGAGTCGTTCGACAACCCAATCACCGTCGGATACATGTATATGCTCAAGCTGTCGCATCTGGTCGATGACAAGATCCACGCGCGCTCCATCGGCCCCTATTCGCTGGTAACGCAGCAGCCGCTCGGCGGTAAGGCCCAGTTCGGCGGGCAACGTTTTGGCGAAATGGAAGTCTGGGCGTTGGAGGCATACGGCGCGGCGTATACGCTACAGGAGATGCTGACGGTCAAGTCCGATGACGTCACCGGGCGCAGCCGCATCTACGAAGCGATCGTCAAGGGTGAGAACCCGCCGGAGCCAGGGTACCCCGAGGCGTTCAATGTCCTGGTCAAAGAGCTTCAGGCGCTTGGCCTTGATGTCAGGTTGATTGAGAAGTAA
- the rpsG gene encoding 30S ribosomal protein S7, which translates to MPRRGTISERGIQPDYKYGDRVISQFVACLMKRGKRSTAEGIMYSALDMLEKKSGQGGLDMFHKAMNNVKPVLEVRSRRVGGATYQVPVEVRPDRRTALAIRWLISYSQARGEKSMAERLASEFFSAANNEGASIKKKEDTHKMAEANKAFAHFKW; encoded by the coding sequence ATGCCTCGAAGAGGGACAATTTCGGAACGAGGGATACAGCCGGACTACAAGTACGGCGACCGGGTCATTTCGCAGTTCGTCGCCTGCCTCATGAAGCGTGGCAAGCGCTCGACCGCGGAGGGGATCATGTACTCGGCCCTCGATATGCTGGAAAAGAAATCCGGTCAAGGCGGACTGGATATGTTTCATAAGGCGATGAACAACGTCAAGCCGGTGCTGGAAGTTCGCTCGCGGCGGGTTGGCGGCGCCACCTATCAGGTGCCCGTCGAAGTCCGCCCCGACCGTCGTACCGCGCTGGCCATACGCTGGCTGATATCGTATTCGCAGGCTCGCGGCGAGAAGTCCATGGCCGAACGACTGGCTAGCGAGTTCTTCTCAGCGGCCAATAACGAAGGCGCTTCGATCAAAAAGAAGGAGGATACCCATAAGATGGCCGAGGCCAATAAGGCCTTCGCCCACTTCAAATGGTAA
- the rpoC gene encoding DNA-directed RNA polymerase subunit beta' produces the protein MLRAQGQQKKPSDFAAIQIQIASPETILSWSYGEVTKPETINYRSFKPERDGLFCERIFGPVKDWECNCGKYKRIRFRGIVCDRCGVEVTQSKVRRERMGHIELAVPVSHIWYFKSLPSRIGHMLDLSIRELEKILYYEAYIVIDPGNTSFDLGGVISEEEFQELEEAGKQFDARMGADAIRELLRRIDMEEMVATLRAQIKVETSAQRKKDLLKRLRIFEAFRQSNNRPEWMIMSIIPVIPPDLRPLVPLEGGRFATSDLNDLYRRVINRNNRLKKLIDIQAPEVILRNEKRMLQEAVDALFDNGRRTHSVRGDSKRPLKSLSDLLKGKQGRFRQNLLGKRVDYSGRSVIVVGPELKLHQCGLPKNMALELFKPFIIMKLEEKGYVQTVKSAKKLVEKERPEVWDILEEIIEDHPVMLNRAPTLHRLGIQAFYPVLVEGKAIRLHPLVCAAFNADFDGDQMAVHVPLSFEAQLEAQVLMLSTHNILVPSSGRPIAVPNQDIVIGCYYLTKSRKDAKGEGMHFMNPEEALFAYDAGQVTLHSLINVRLDGQMIQTTCGRLKFNAILPKQMAYYNETTSKGKLEEIVSRSYWLYGQNETVALLDRMKQTGFEWATKAGVTISIDDLLIPEEKENLIEAAQKEVAKIHKRYERGVITSGERYNQVIDTWTRTTAEVGEVMFTNLAAQNQGFNPVFMMADSGARGSKEQIRQLAGMRGLMAKPMKKMTGVVGEIIETPVISNFREGLSVQEYFISTHGARKGLADTALKTADAGYLTRRLVDVAQDVIVRSEDCGTILGLDVATLKEGEEVIESLRDRILGRTALDDVYDPISENLIVASGDEIKEAESIAIEEAGIESVRIRSVLTCEAKYGVCAKCYGRNLATMRMVDIGEAVGVIAAQSIGEPGTQLTLRTFHIGGTAARIAEQSQVETKYDGIIKLQDIRLIDRADSTAVIVSREGVGEAHIVDDRGRVRTRLKVPYAAHLLVKDGQTVKRGDIIYEWDPYTGAIVTERAGKIRYKDLVKDTTFREEIDDQTGLMQRKVVEHRDKTLFPTIVVEDDNGKTVGSYRIPTEAQLQIHDGQEVYAGDVLVKMPRMIAKSRDITGGLPRVAELFEARRPHDPAVISEVDGTVEFGKIVRGQQQIIVKGEQDEVKEYLVPHGKHLMVHDGDFVRAGDRLCEGSVDPHDILKILGVYEVQRYLVNEIQEVYRLQGVKINDKHIEVIVRQMLQKIMVDRPGETSFLEGEKVDKIKFVEENSRVIAEGGEPATAEPLLLGITRASLSTESFISAASFQETTRVLTEAAIAGKVDYLLGLKENVIIGHLIPAGTGIERYREIKVEHDELPPVEVSEKTTETTVADIFKENA, from the coding sequence ATGTTGAGAGCCCAAGGGCAGCAAAAGAAGCCGTCCGATTTCGCGGCGATTCAGATACAGATCGCCTCGCCGGAGACTATTCTATCGTGGTCCTATGGTGAGGTGACCAAGCCGGAGACCATCAATTACCGGTCGTTCAAACCGGAGCGCGATGGTTTGTTCTGCGAGCGCATTTTCGGTCCGGTCAAGGACTGGGAATGCAACTGCGGCAAATACAAGCGGATCCGCTTCCGCGGCATCGTGTGCGATCGCTGCGGTGTCGAGGTTACACAGTCCAAAGTGCGTCGCGAGCGGATGGGGCATATCGAGCTGGCGGTCCCGGTCTCGCACATATGGTACTTCAAGTCGCTTCCCTCCCGTATCGGCCACATGCTTGACCTCTCTATTCGTGAACTGGAGAAAATCCTTTATTACGAGGCATATATCGTCATCGACCCGGGCAACACGTCATTTGACCTGGGGGGTGTGATTTCCGAAGAAGAGTTCCAGGAACTGGAAGAGGCCGGCAAGCAGTTCGATGCCCGCATGGGCGCCGACGCCATCCGCGAACTGCTCAGGCGTATCGACATGGAAGAAATGGTCGCCACGCTGCGCGCGCAGATCAAAGTGGAGACCTCGGCTCAGCGCAAGAAAGACCTGCTCAAAAGGCTCCGCATATTCGAGGCCTTTCGTCAGTCGAACAACCGTCCGGAATGGATGATCATGAGCATCATCCCGGTGATCCCGCCGGACCTTCGCCCGCTGGTGCCGCTCGAGGGAGGCCGGTTCGCCACCTCCGACTTGAACGATCTGTATCGCCGGGTCATCAACCGTAACAACCGGTTGAAGAAACTGATCGACATTCAGGCGCCCGAAGTCATCCTGCGCAACGAAAAGCGCATGCTGCAGGAAGCGGTCGACGCCCTGTTCGACAACGGACGCCGTACGCATTCGGTGCGCGGGGATTCCAAGCGGCCGCTCAAGTCGCTCTCCGACCTGCTTAAAGGGAAGCAGGGACGGTTCCGCCAGAACCTGCTCGGTAAACGCGTCGACTATTCCGGGCGCTCCGTGATCGTCGTCGGGCCCGAGTTGAAGTTGCACCAGTGCGGTCTCCCCAAGAACATGGCCCTCGAGCTGTTCAAGCCGTTCATCATTATGAAGCTTGAAGAGAAGGGGTACGTGCAAACTGTCAAATCGGCCAAGAAATTGGTGGAAAAAGAACGTCCGGAAGTGTGGGATATTCTCGAGGAAATTATCGAAGATCATCCCGTGATGCTCAACCGTGCCCCTACGCTGCACCGTCTCGGTATTCAGGCATTCTACCCGGTGCTCGTGGAAGGCAAGGCGATTCGGCTGCATCCGCTCGTCTGTGCGGCGTTCAACGCCGACTTCGACGGTGACCAGATGGCCGTGCATGTGCCGCTGTCATTCGAGGCGCAGCTTGAAGCTCAGGTGCTGATGCTTTCCACGCACAACATTCTGGTGCCGTCATCCGGTCGGCCGATCGCCGTGCCGAACCAGGATATTGTGATCGGCTGTTACTACCTGACCAAGAGCCGCAAGGACGCGAAAGGCGAAGGGATGCACTTCATGAATCCCGAAGAAGCGCTTTTTGCCTACGATGCAGGTCAGGTGACTCTGCATTCGCTTATCAATGTCCGCCTTGACGGTCAGATGATTCAGACGACCTGTGGGCGACTCAAGTTTAACGCCATCCTTCCCAAGCAGATGGCCTATTACAACGAAACGACGTCAAAAGGCAAACTCGAAGAGATCGTCAGCCGGTCCTATTGGCTGTACGGTCAGAACGAGACCGTGGCTCTGCTGGACAGGATGAAGCAGACCGGTTTCGAGTGGGCCACCAAAGCCGGCGTCACCATCTCCATCGACGACCTGCTGATTCCCGAGGAAAAGGAGAATCTCATCGAGGCGGCGCAGAAGGAAGTGGCCAAGATCCACAAACGCTACGAGCGAGGTGTGATAACCAGCGGCGAACGGTACAACCAGGTGATCGACACCTGGACCCGCACGACTGCCGAGGTCGGCGAGGTGATGTTCACCAACCTGGCGGCGCAGAACCAGGGGTTCAACCCTGTCTTCATGATGGCGGACTCGGGCGCGCGCGGCTCGAAAGAGCAGATACGCCAGTTGGCAGGCATGCGTGGCCTGATGGCCAAGCCGATGAAGAAAATGACTGGTGTGGTTGGTGAAATTATCGAAACCCCCGTTATTTCCAACTTCCGCGAAGGCCTCAGCGTACAGGAGTACTTCATTTCCACGCACGGCGCCCGCAAGGGGTTGGCCGATACGGCGCTGAAGACTGCCGATGCCGGCTACCTGACCCGTCGTCTGGTCGACGTGGCGCAGGACGTGATCGTGCGCAGTGAGGACTGCGGCACCATTCTGGGTCTTGACGTCGCCACCCTGAAAGAAGGCGAGGAAGTTATCGAGTCGCTGCGCGACCGTATTCTCGGTCGTACGGCGCTCGACGACGTGTACGATCCGATCAGCGAGAATCTGATCGTTGCATCGGGCGATGAGATCAAGGAAGCGGAATCGATAGCCATCGAAGAAGCCGGAATCGAATCGGTCCGTATCCGTTCCGTGCTCACCTGCGAGGCCAAGTACGGTGTCTGTGCCAAGTGCTACGGTCGTAACCTTGCCACGATGCGGATGGTGGATATCGGCGAGGCAGTTGGTGTGATCGCCGCACAATCGATCGGCGAGCCGGGTACCCAGCTCACGCTGCGGACCTTCCACATCGGCGGGACCGCTGCGCGCATCGCCGAGCAGTCACAGGTAGAGACCAAGTACGACGGCATCATCAAGCTCCAGGATATCCGCCTTATCGACCGTGCTGACAGTACTGCCGTGATCGTCAGCCGCGAAGGGGTCGGCGAAGCGCATATTGTCGACGATCGCGGACGAGTGCGTACCCGTCTCAAAGTCCCGTATGCCGCACATCTCCTGGTCAAAGACGGCCAGACGGTCAAGCGGGGGGACATCATTTATGAGTGGGATCCGTACACGGGTGCGATCGTCACGGAACGCGCCGGCAAGATCCGATACAAAGACCTTGTCAAGGATACCACGTTCCGTGAGGAGATCGATGACCAGACCGGTCTGATGCAGCGTAAAGTGGTCGAACATCGTGACAAGACTCTGTTCCCCACGATTGTTGTGGAGGACGACAATGGCAAGACGGTCGGCAGCTATCGCATACCGACGGAAGCGCAATTGCAGATCCATGACGGTCAAGAGGTGTATGCCGGTGACGTGCTTGTCAAAATGCCGCGCATGATTGCAAAATCGCGCGATATCACCGGCGGTCTGCCGCGCGTTGCTGAGTTGTTCGAGGCCCGCCGTCCCCATGACCCGGCCGTCATATCCGAGGTCGACGGCACCGTGGAGTTCGGCAAAATCGTCCGCGGACAACAGCAGATCATCGTCAAAGGGGAACAGGACGAAGTCAAAGAGTACCTGGTCCCACACGGCAAACACCTGATGGTTCACGACGGCGACTTTGTCCGTGCCGGTGACCGTTTGTGCGAAGGGTCGGTTGACCCTCACGACATCCTCAAGATTCTTGGCGTCTACGAGGTGCAGCGGTACCTGGTGAATGAGATTCAGGAAGTATACCGTCTGCAAGGAGTGAAGATCAACGACAAGCACATCGAAGTCATTGTCCGCCAGATGCTTCAGAAGATCATGGTGGACCGCCCGGGGGAGACCAGCTTCCTTGAAGGTGAGAAGGTTGACAAGATCAAGTTTGTCGAAGAAAACTCGCGGGTGATTGCAGAGGGTGGCGAACCGGCCACCGCCGAACCGTTGCTTCTGGGTATCACCAGAGCGTCGCTGTCCACCGAGTCATTCATCTCGGCAGCATCGTTCCAGGAGACCACCAGGGTGCTTACCGAGGCGGCCATTGCCGGCAAGGTGGATTACCTGTTGGGTCTTAAAGAGAACGTGATCATCGGTCACCTGATTCCGGCCGGCACCGGCATCGAGCGGTACCGCGAAATCAAGGTCGAGCACGATGAGTTGCCACCGGTAGAAGTAAGCGAGAAGACAACAGAGACTACCGTGGCGGACATTTTCAAAGAAAACGCTTGA
- the rplL gene encoding 50S ribosomal protein L7/L12 — protein sequence MVEIVDKIAGLSAMDLAELSKAIQDKFGVKAAAPMAMMPGMMAGGGAAAAKVEEQTEFAVVLTSAGEKKIQVIKVVRELTSLGLKEAKDLVEAAPAKVKEGVSKQEAEAAKAKLEEVGGTVEIK from the coding sequence ATTGTAGAGATTGTTGACAAGATCGCCGGTCTGAGCGCAATGGACCTGGCGGAGTTGTCCAAGGCGATTCAGGATAAGTTCGGCGTCAAAGCGGCTGCCCCGATGGCTATGATGCCGGGCATGATGGCCGGCGGCGGCGCTGCCGCTGCCAAGGTTGAGGAGCAGACCGAGTTTGCGGTCGTCCTGACCTCAGCCGGCGAGAAGAAGATCCAGGTCATCAAAGTGGTCCGCGAGCTGACCAGCCTGGGTCTGAAAGAGGCCAAAGACCTGGTCGAGGCAGCTCCGGCGAAGGTCAAGGAAGGAGTCTCCAAACAGGAGGCCGAGGCCGCCAAAGCCAAGCTCGAAGAGGTTGGCGGGACTGTCGAGATCAAGTAG
- the rplJ gene encoding 50S ribosomal protein L10: MPKQEKVDAVTEIKQLFGESSSYFVTEYQGLNVADMTVLRKNLREGSVRYLVAKNTLFKLAAKEAGAPNLDQFFTGPTAVAFVRKDASVAAKILNDSFKEKQLPRVKVFVVDNHVHDGADIQRLADLPSREVLLSQVVAAVESPLSALVGAVDAVFTELIGTIDALAEKKKTAA, from the coding sequence ATGCCCAAACAGGAAAAAGTAGACGCCGTCACCGAGATCAAGCAGCTCTTCGGCGAGTCGAGTTCCTATTTTGTGACCGAGTATCAGGGCCTGAACGTGGCCGATATGACGGTGCTTCGGAAGAACCTCCGTGAAGGGAGTGTCCGGTATCTGGTTGCCAAGAACACGCTGTTCAAGCTGGCGGCCAAAGAGGCGGGGGCACCGAACCTGGACCAGTTTTTCACCGGTCCGACAGCAGTTGCCTTTGTCCGAAAGGATGCGTCGGTCGCAGCCAAGATCCTCAACGACTCCTTCAAGGAAAAACAGCTCCCCCGCGTGAAGGTGTTCGTGGTGGACAACCACGTGCACGATGGCGCGGACATACAGCGCCTGGCCGATCTGCCGTCGCGCGAGGTGCTTCTGTCGCAGGTGGTGGCGGCGGTCGAATCGCCGCTCTCGGCGCTAGTCGGAGCCGTCGATGCCGTCTTCACCGAATTGATCGGCACGATCGACGCCCTTGCCGAAAAGAAAAAGACGGCCGCGTGA